The window CCTTGTCGGAAACGTAGGCCGTTGCCAGATTTAAGTATTTTATAAAGCTTATATGAATTTCAACTTTAGTTGTTTTTCATATAAGCTTTTTTTTAATTTAAAATTCTATTTAATGCTTGCATAGCTCTAACGGTAGAGCAAGTCCATGGTAAGGACGAGGTTCCAGGTTCAAATCCCGGTGTGAGCACCACTTTAAATATGATTTCCCTACACATGTAACAATTAACCTTTTAACTAAATATATTCATATTGAGTTATATTACAATTTTAACGTATTCCTTCAAAAGAGATTTTATAGATTATTTTTTGTAATTATTACAATTATTTTGAATACCCTCTAATTCAATATTTAAAGCAATTGAAGATATAGAAATTTCTATCATTGTAATTATTAATGAAATACACATAGCTAATAAAGATAAAACAAAAACTATTTTTCCATAATAATCGTATTGGAAAAATAAAAAAAACATTGAAAAAGTGCATAATAATAAAGAAAATGCACCAAAAAGTTGCATCCATTTTATTAGTTCAATTCTATTTTTTAAATTAAAAATTTGTCTTGTAACTTGTTCTATTTTACCTTTATTTGAATTCTTTGTTAAGCCTCTAATTAATTGCCCTGTTGTTAAAAATCTGTTGGTATAGGCTAATAATAGTAAAGAAAT of the Campylobacteraceae bacterium genome contains:
- a CDS encoding DUF2721 domain-containing protein, yielding MILDISTPALLFPAISLLLLAYTNRFLTTGQLIRGLTKNSNKGKIEQVTRQIFNLKNRIELIKWMQLFGAFSLLLCTFSMFFLFFQYDYYGKIVFVLSLLAMCISLIITMIEISISSIALNIELEGIQNNCNNYKK